Proteins co-encoded in one Acidovorax sp. 69 genomic window:
- a CDS encoding nitrate/nitrite transporter produces MASPSLAPTADPSRTQPLWVMLLALLSGFALSQAYRTTTAIVAQGLQVDFGLQASSLGAFAGLFGLSFGVAQLLMGIGLDRYGLRRTVLAAAPLGIAGAALSALAPSYGWLMAGQVLIGVGYSPAFVACTLFIARHFAAERFAFFSGMSMGVGGLGLLFTGTPLAWVVLHWGWRAGFGVLCALSALSWLLIFALVREPAHPDAPPRLAQTWGQALAGVGALLAMPHTWGIVVLGMSCYAAFLSLRGLWLGPLLMDRFGFSLLDSGNVALALSLIALFTPAAFGRMDPGMHRRRAWVGNASLLMAGLFGVMAFLHHGGATVALMILMGLLSGYSILQYSDVRSSYPSELTGRALSLYTMAMFLGVALMQSLTGAVGAWAGARGMEPYRVVLLAIAAWLALASMAFRLLPASPLLKKR; encoded by the coding sequence ATGGCATCACCCTCTCTCGCCCCCACGGCCGACCCATCGCGCACGCAACCCCTGTGGGTCATGTTGCTGGCATTGCTGTCGGGCTTCGCACTGAGCCAGGCGTACCGCACCACCACCGCCATCGTGGCCCAGGGCCTGCAAGTGGATTTCGGGCTGCAGGCCTCATCACTGGGTGCATTTGCGGGGCTGTTCGGCCTGTCCTTTGGCGTGGCGCAACTGCTCATGGGGATTGGCCTGGACCGCTACGGCCTGCGCCGCACGGTGCTCGCGGCGGCGCCCCTGGGCATCGCTGGCGCCGCCTTGTCGGCCCTGGCGCCCAGCTATGGCTGGCTCATGGCGGGGCAGGTGCTCATCGGCGTGGGCTATTCGCCGGCCTTTGTGGCCTGTACGCTGTTCATTGCCCGGCATTTTGCGGCCGAGCGTTTTGCTTTCTTCTCGGGCATGTCCATGGGAGTGGGCGGCCTGGGCCTGCTGTTCACCGGCACGCCGCTGGCCTGGGTGGTGCTGCACTGGGGGTGGCGCGCGGGTTTTGGCGTGCTCTGCGCGCTGAGCGCGCTGTCGTGGCTGCTGATCTTCGCGCTGGTGCGTGAGCCTGCGCACCCCGACGCGCCGCCGCGCCTCGCACAAACCTGGGGCCAGGCCCTGGCGGGTGTTGGCGCCCTTCTTGCCATGCCCCACACCTGGGGCATCGTTGTGCTGGGCATGTCGTGTTACGCGGCCTTCCTGTCGCTGCGCGGCCTGTGGCTGGGGCCGCTGCTGATGGACCGCTTCGGCTTCTCGCTGCTCGACAGCGGCAACGTGGCGCTGGCGCTGTCCTTGATCGCCCTGTTCACGCCGGCCGCGTTCGGGCGGATGGACCCGGGCATGCATCGGCGCCGGGCCTGGGTGGGCAACGCGTCGCTGTTGATGGCAGGCCTGTTTGGGGTCATGGCCTTCTTGCACCACGGTGGCGCCACCGTGGCGCTGATGATTTTGATGGGGCTGTTGTCTGGCTACAGCATCCTGCAATACAGCGATGTGCGGTCGTCCTATCCGTCCGAGCTGACAGGGCGCGCCCTGTCCCTGTACACCATGGCCATGTTTCTGGGCGTGGCGCTGATGCAGTCGCTGACCGGTGCCGTGGGCGCCTGGGCCGGGGCCCGGGGCATGGAGCCTTACCGGGTGGTGCTGCTGGCCATTGCCGCGTGGCTGGCGCTGGCATCGATGGCGTTCCGGCTGCTGCCAGCGTCGCCGCTGCTAAAAAAACGCTGA
- a CDS encoding CaiB/BaiF CoA-transferase family protein — MKVLDSVRVLEIGGLGPGPFCAMHLADLGADVISVVREAKGKTPTGPLLNRGKRSVFADLKTEEGRQLVLALVAEADALIEGMRPGVMERLGLGPDECLRVNPRLVYGRMTGWGQSGPLAPRAGHDTNYAAVSGALWGCGPVDARPVSPFAVLGDIGGGALYLMTGLLSGIVQTRATGRGTVVDAAIVDGSAHMLNLMLSARQNGVVADTRGQSVHDSAPFYDTYVCADGEHITIGALEPQFYSLLLDTLGLVAHPDFGGAQWDKAAWPVRRARLAALFLTQPRAHWQALLEPTDACFGAVLSPLEAAQHPHMRARGVYSEHQGVLQAAPAPRFDGAAYAPADACLPGAHTQAIMQGLEQAGAQAVWRQRRAP, encoded by the coding sequence GTGAAGGTTCTGGACAGCGTGCGCGTGCTGGAGATTGGTGGCCTGGGCCCGGGGCCGTTCTGTGCCATGCACCTGGCTGACCTGGGTGCGGACGTGATCTCCGTGGTGCGCGAGGCCAAGGGCAAGACGCCCACGGGCCCGCTGCTCAACCGAGGCAAGCGCTCGGTGTTTGCCGACCTCAAGACCGAGGAGGGCCGCCAGCTGGTGCTGGCGCTGGTGGCCGAGGCCGACGCGCTCATTGAGGGCATGCGCCCCGGCGTGATGGAGCGCCTGGGCCTGGGCCCCGACGAATGCCTGCGTGTCAACCCGCGCCTGGTCTACGGGCGCATGACCGGCTGGGGCCAGAGCGGGCCGCTGGCGCCACGCGCGGGGCACGACACGAACTACGCCGCCGTCAGTGGCGCGCTGTGGGGCTGCGGCCCGGTTGACGCGCGGCCCGTGTCGCCCTTTGCCGTGCTGGGCGACATCGGCGGCGGCGCCCTGTACCTGATGACGGGACTGCTGTCTGGCATCGTGCAGACGCGCGCCACGGGCCGTGGCACAGTGGTGGACGCGGCCATCGTGGACGGCTCGGCCCACATGCTGAACTTGATGCTCAGCGCGCGCCAGAACGGCGTGGTGGCAGACACGCGCGGGCAGAGCGTTCATGACAGCGCACCGTTCTATGACACCTATGTTTGCGCGGACGGTGAGCACATCACCATCGGCGCCCTGGAGCCGCAGTTCTACAGCCTGTTGCTGGACACGCTGGGGCTCGTGGCGCATCCTGATTTTGGCGGAGCGCAATGGGACAAAGCCGCCTGGCCCGTGCGCCGCGCGCGCTTGGCCGCGCTTTTTCTGACGCAGCCACGCGCACATTGGCAGGCCCTGCTCGAGCCCACGGATGCCTGCTTTGGCGCCGTGCTCAGCCCCCTGGAGGCCGCACAGCACCCCCACATGCGTGCGCGCGGCGTGTACAGCGAACACCAGGGCGTGCTGCAGGCCGCGCCGGCGCCACGTTTTGACGGCGCAGCCTATGCGCCCGCAGACGCCTGCCTGCCCGGCGCACACACACAGGCGATCATGCAAGGGCTGGAACAGGCCGGCGCGCAGGCGGTGTGGCGGCAGCGCCGAGCGCCCTAG
- a CDS encoding CoA ester lyase, which yields MFDSMARACSFLFVPATQPERLPKALASGADVVIADWEDAVAPVDKQAARTALLVAMAALDAAQRARLLVRINADGSPWFAADLQALAQLMALGLGGAVVPKAERVQTLQAVVQAGGPNVALVPLVESVAGLTAADALAAAPQVVRLAFGHLDFQVDAGMDCAEDEAELLPVRMAMVFAARRAGLAAPVDGVTVDTRNPERMAHDAERARRMGFGGKLCIHPAQVPVLHAVFDPDDAAVAQAYRVRQALQDAGGGVCVLDGRMVDAPVLAQAQHTLQRHALAQQRMAAR from the coding sequence ATGTTTGATTCGATGGCCCGGGCCTGTTCCTTTCTGTTCGTGCCCGCCACCCAGCCAGAGCGGTTACCCAAGGCCCTGGCCAGCGGCGCCGACGTGGTGATCGCTGACTGGGAGGATGCTGTTGCACCTGTCGACAAGCAGGCGGCGCGGACCGCCCTGTTGGTCGCCATGGCCGCGCTCGATGCCGCGCAGCGGGCGCGTCTGCTGGTGCGCATCAACGCCGACGGCTCGCCCTGGTTTGCGGCCGACCTGCAGGCTCTGGCCCAACTCATGGCCCTGGGTCTGGGTGGTGCCGTGGTGCCCAAGGCCGAGCGCGTGCAGACGCTGCAGGCCGTGGTCCAGGCTGGCGGGCCGAACGTCGCCCTGGTGCCACTGGTGGAAAGCGTGGCGGGTCTTACCGCCGCCGACGCGCTGGCGGCCGCGCCGCAGGTGGTGCGTCTGGCCTTCGGGCACCTGGACTTCCAGGTCGATGCCGGGATGGACTGCGCCGAGGATGAGGCCGAGCTGCTGCCTGTGCGCATGGCCATGGTGTTCGCCGCGCGCCGCGCGGGGCTGGCTGCGCCTGTGGATGGCGTGACAGTGGACACACGCAACCCCGAGCGCATGGCCCATGACGCCGAGCGCGCCCGGCGCATGGGCTTTGGCGGCAAGCTGTGCATCCACCCGGCACAGGTGCCGGTGCTGCACGCCGTATTCGACCCTGATGATGCCGCGGTGGCCCAGGCGTATCGCGTGCGGCAGGCTCTACAGGACGCCGGTGGCGGCGTCTGCGTGCTCGACGGCCGCATGGTGGATGCGCCAGTGCTGGCGCAGGCGCAGCACACCTTGCAGCGCCACGCGCTGGCACAGCAGCGCATGGCGGCCCGCTGA